One segment of Trypanosoma brucei brucei TREU927 chromosome 8, complete sequence DNA contains the following:
- a CDS encoding receptor-type adenylate cyclase GRESAG 4, putative: MASFMRLVTPLGAAVACSHLLMVVLPLLLLIPGLCADKDCNSSSVTVRVYNLLYSSKISSKIYEPVIAGFNASLHAHNDDLPANVCIEVEHVHARSDEDYVSYLKDKIDGDAAVHNKSELPIVLGPVGDVTTLHLTRELEKFEIVAFSPFTGSSDVRVWKKNLYFLTASPVAEVLALIRYAVSQLRFQRLGFMYLKGVFYGDKEYKLTLKVMSIMGRKLCGVFELDSSTDGRASDDDFEAAWKRFAPTMPQGVIVFGSPIEDTKRFLMKFLGSNELRGAYILIPSMLQYVIKNSWVKELAVKNFVPERVILTGPSPLANDNEYIAVRKFQPVMEKYLEKNGKLNGHNYEKGHFYQHSTDGELMLHGWITGEVLWRTLGSRELLKNRTTYMNSLYNQRRYVIDDLVIGDFGGECEGKAGQRGAACKCNQGGNVVYMKRMGTDRNLHPVKEGVVTLASSRCYTNLLQLYAPLNGIMFRLEDNPLAQRITEEYRDGASPVVGKGQLGQGDRLFLHELNSTSSATKHNMLEEVKERVVTAVFGVVDDALLSMTDMTFIDPIPLSPRLKHPGRNVLHLSPTIEQQIFVMVERVVVPNSWGSVHAIVRSSDARGIKSVLRKTFWALGGSLGAFDEVTDSESVKSLLPNSGFVLVIGLTEADITAIAEHLDNHREVRVFVLFFDVALLYSEFVKVFKKHPQAAERLLFATSLPHWADNNTTSETVQEFHRDVGNESKWTPLALLGYATARAMESVVLQMGRVNSEELINTIFSQSVIVADDMWYGPFEDSCSNSRWSSAKDCIVNYGATHISVWSMARVLNPSVPPVSGVAAPSIRYYKDGLNMTEEEFIGTIVGTILCLIALVLIVMLMRKCMRGDTRDNENAPKELTDPVTLIFTDIESSTAQWAAHPELMPDAVATHHRLIRTLISKYGCYEVKTVGDSFMIACKSPFAATQLACDLQRCFLEHDWKTDVFDTSYREFERQRAEDDGDYVPPTGHLDPDVYSRLWNGLRVRVGIHTGLCDIRHDEVTKGYDFYGRTSNMAARTESIANGGQVLLTRSTYLSLSTSEREQLNVTALGDVPLRGVPKPVEMYQLNAVPGRTFTTLRLDHEVADDEDTSVSCSDGSSIGAVLSDAAHQAVAFIEALLGAFPTAQHKKLLMPFCNRWGVSLPYNVSDTWDATTCRNVTRLLAARVGRVVDFGTKNTHDSVQSFDRRSGTFPPGLVASVPEEGSLASTSTCIQSSCSVVYMMNGPDDDDTSKCSPKHCNMRPLLPE; encoded by the coding sequence ATGGCTTCCTTCATGCGTCTTGTTACTCCACTTGGCGCTGCAGTGGCTTGCAGTCATCTCCTCATGGTTGTGTTACCGCTGCTGTTACTTATTCCTGGTTTATGTGCTGATAAAGACTGTAACAGTAGCAGTGTAACGGTGAGGGTGTATAATTTGTTGTACAGCTCTAAGATATCAAGTAAAATCTATGAACCCGTCATTGCTGGTTTCAATGCCTCGCTACATGCGCATAATGATGATTTGCCGGCAAATGTGTGCATAGAGGTCGAACATGTTCATGCCAGAAGCGATGAGGATTACGTCTCATATTTAAAGGATAAAATTGATGGAGATGCTGCTGTACATAATAAGAGTGAACTGCCCATTGTGCTGGGACCTGTTGGTGATGTGACTACTCTCCATCTCACCAGGGAACTTGAGAAGTTTGAAATAGTggccttttctccctttactgGATCTTcggatgtgcgtgtgtggaaaaagaatcTGTACTTCCTTACGGCATCGCCTGTTGCAGAGGTGCTTGCACTAATTCGTTACGCTGTGAGTCAATTGAGGTTTCAGCGACTGGGTTTTATGTACCTGAAGGGTGTGTTTTATGGCGATAAGGAGTATAAGCTGACACTTAAGGTAATGTCGATTATGGGCCGTAAATTGTGCGGTGTTTTCGAATTAGACAGCTCTACTGATGGAAGggcttctgatgatgattttGAGGCTGCATGGAAAAGGTTTGCTCCCACGATGCCACAAGGTGTAATTGTGTTTGGTTCGCCAATTGAGGATACGAAGAGGTTCCTGATGAAGTTTTTAGGGAGCAATGAATTGAGAGGTGCTTATATATTAATTCCTTCCATGCTTCAATATGTTATCAAAAACAGTTGGGTGAAGGAGTTGGCCGTAAAGAATTTTGTGCCTGAGAGAGTGATACTGACGGGTCCGAGTCCACTTGCAAATGATAATGAATACATAGCGGTACGGAAGTTTCAGCCTGTTATGGAGAAGTACCtggaaaaaaatgggaaactTAATGGTCACAATTATGAAAAGGGTCACTTTTACCAGCACAGTACTGACGGAGAATTGATGCTGCACGGATGGATCACAGGCGAGGTCTTGTGGCGTACACTGGGAAGTCGTGAATTACTGAAAAACCGTACAACTTACATGAACTCTCTGTACAACCAGCGTCGGTATGTTATCGATGATCTTGTGATTGGTGATTTTGGTGGTGAATGTGAGGGGAAGGCTGGTCAGCGTGGAGCTGCATGCAAATGTAATCAAGGTGGAAATGTTGTTTACATGAAGAGGATGGGAACTGATCGGAATCTACATCCTGTGAAGGAGGGTGTAGTGACTCTCGCTTCATCACGCTGCTATACGAATCTCTTACAACTGTATGCCCCATTGAATGGTATAATGTTTCGACTAGAAGACAATCCATTGGCGCAGCGGATTACAGAGGAATATCGCGATGGCGCCTCCCCCGTTGTTGGAAAGGGCCAATTGGGTCAAGGTGATCGCTTATTTTTGCATGAACTGAATTCGACATCGAGTGCGACAAAGCACAACATGTTAGAGGAGGTTAAAGAGCGTGTTGTGACGGCCGTGTtcggtgttgtggatgacGCGCTACTGTCGATGACAGATATGACATTTATTGATCCCATTCCTCTCAGTCCCAGGTTGAAACACCCCGGAAGGAATGTGTTGCATTTGTCTCCAACAATTGAACAGCAGATTTTTGTAATGGTGGAGCGTGTTGTGGTTCCGAATTCCTGGGGGAGTGTGCATGCCATTGTTCGCAGTAGTGATGCACGTGGAATAAAATCTGTTCTTCGAAAGACTTTTTGGGCACTTGGTGGGTCGCTGGGTGCTTTCGACGAAGTTACCGACAGTGAAAGTGTGAAGAGTTTGTTACCGAATAGCGGCTTCGTTCTCGTTATTGGTCTAACTGAAGCTGATATTACTGCAATTGCTGAGCATCTTGACAATCACAGGGaagtgcgtgtatttgtgttattCTTCGATGTGGCACTGCTGTACAGTGAGTTTGTGAAGGTATTCAAAAAGCATCCGCAAGCTGCCGAGCGGTTACTATTCGCAACAAGCCTACCACACTGGGCAGACAACAATACGACATCCGAGACGGTTCAGGAGTTTCACAGGGACGTGGGGAATGAGAGTAAATGGACTCCACTGGCGCTGCTTGGGTATGCGACTGCACGTGCaatggaaagtgttgtgttgCAAATGGGGCGTGTGAACTCAGAAGAGCTTATCAACACTATATTCAGTCAGTCTGTAATTGTAGCGGATGACATGTGGTATGGACCCTTTGAGGACAGTTGTTCCAATAGCCGCTGGTCATCAGCGAAAGACTGCATTGTGAATTACGGTGCGACACATATTTCCGTGTGGTCCATGGCTCGTGTGTTGAATCCTTCCGTACCTCCTGTTAGTGGAGTAGCAGCACCATCAATACGTTACTACAAAGATGGATTGAATATGACTGAGGAAGAATTTATTGGCACAATTGTGGGtaccattttgtgtttgatagCACTTGTGCTGATAGTAATGCTTATGCGGAAATGTATGCGTGGGGATACTCGCGATAACGAGAACGCACCAAAAGAATTGACAGACCCCGTAACGCTAATATTCACTGACATcgagagcagcactgcgcagtgggcagcacaccctgagcttatgcctgatgccgttgcaacacatcaccgCCTAATTCGCACATTGATTTCCAAGTATGGATGCTATGAAGTGAAGACTGTTGGAGATTCTTTTATGATTGCATGCAAGAGCCCTTTCGCTGCTACGCAATTAGCGTGTGACCTGCAGCGGTGCTTTTTAGAACATGATTGGAAGACTGATGTGTTTGATACGTCTTATCGTGAGTTTGAGCGGCAGCGTGCGGAAGATGATGGGGATTATGTTCCACCCACTGGCCATCTTGACCCTGATGTTTACAGTCGGTTGTGGAATGGACTGCGAGTGCGTGTTGGAATTCACACCgggttgtgtgatattcggcatgatgaagtgacgaaaGGATATGACTTTTACGGTCGTACATCGAATATGGCAGCACGGACTGAGAGCATTGCTAATGGCGGGCAGGTGCTGTTGACACGTTCGACATACCTTTCATTGAGTACTTCGGAGCGTGAGCAATTAAATGTGACTGCATTGGGTGATGTGCCATTGCGTGGTGTACCCAAACCTGTGGAGATGTACCAATTGAATGCGGTACCCGGAAGGACATTTACTACACTGCGACTTGACCATGAGGTTGCTGATGACGAAGATACGAGTGTTTCTTGCAGTGATGGGAGTTCCATTGGTGCAGTTCTCAGTGATGCCGCTCATCAGGCcgttgcttttattgaagCACTACTTGGTGCATTCCCTACTGCGCAGCATAAGAAATTACTTATGCCATTTTGTAACCGATGGGGAGTTTCGTTACCTTATAATGTTTCTGATACGTGGGATGCAACCACGTGCCGTAATGTTACTCGCCTGCTTGCCGCGAGGGTTGGTCGTGTTGTGGATTTTGGGACGAAGAATACTCATGACAGTGTACAATCCTTTGATAGACGCTCGGGAACTTTCCCACCTGGATTGGTTGCCTCTGTTCCTGAGGAGGGTAGTTTAGCTTCAACTTCTACCTGTATTCAATCCAGCTGCAGTGTTGTGTACATGATGAATGGgccagatgatgatgataccaGCAAATGTTCCCCTAAGCATTGCAATATGCGTCCGTTATTGCCAGAATAA